CTAGTAGCTGAGACCATCGTCCGTGGTGATGCCAATGGAGGGCGACATTGATACATCCTCCTCCGGGAGCGGCGACTGGTCCACGGGAACGCTCTCGATCATCCTCACCACGTCGGCCATGGAGGGCCTCTGCCCCGGCAGCTGCGCCACGCACGCCAGCGCGATGTGCAGCAGCGCCACCATCTCCTCCTCGATGTTCTTGTACCGGAGCAGCTCCGCGTCGAACACCTCTGCTGTCCACTCCTCCCGCACTACCGACCGCACCCACTCCGGGAGGCTCACAGCCGCCTGCTTGTCTTTCCTCTGTGCGCTGTTGCCGGCTGCGTCCGGCAGCGGCTGCAGGTGCTGCGCCGGCACCTTGCCGGTCAGCGCCTCTAGGACGAGCACGCCGAAGCTGTACACGTCTGCCTCCTGCGAGAGGCGCTTGTGGTCGCCCGACTGCTCCGGCGCGATGTACCCGCCGAGGCGGGCAATGGCGTGCGCCGGGCTGAGCAGCAGCGCTAGGCCGAAGTCCGTCACGCAGGCGGCGCCGTTCTTGTCGAGCAGGACATTGGTGGACTTGATGTTGCCGTGGGGTATGGTGGAGTCGCGGTACTCCCGGTGGATGCAGGCCAGCCCGCGCGCCGCGCCGAGCAGCAGCGTCACCCTCGACGTCCAGTCCAACGGCGTCTCCCCTGTCATCTGGTGCCCTGCACACATTCACCAGACAATGGCAAGAACATCGTGTCAGACACTGTTGGAATGGAGCGAGAATATGTTAGCCATTCAACAAGGATACCGTGGAGGCGATCATGGAGGTTGCCGTTAGGGAGGTAGTCGTAGATGAGGAGCTTCTCCTGCTTGGCGTAGTAGAAGGCCCTGAGGGGGACGAGATTCGGGTGGCGGAGGCGGCCGATGAGGTCCATGTACCGGTGGAACTCGTCGCGGGCGCAGGGGTTGGCGTCGCGTAGCCGCTTCACGGCCACCATGCGGCCGTCGCCCAGCGCCGCGCGGTACACTGTCCCGAGGCTACCACGACCGACCATCTCCGCCGACGCGCGAAGCAGCTCCTCGAGCTCGAACTTGCTCCTCCTCCCCTGCTGTTGCGCTGTCCAGCCACCACTTGCCCTCCGTCCGGCGCTGCTGTCGCTTGCCCCGTCGTCGTCAGCTTCGTCGTTGCCACCGCCTTCGCCGTCGATCCCGAAGAATACCAATTTGCTGCGTGCCCCGTCGCTGTCGCCGCCGTCGCTGCACCTGCCAGCGCTGCCCGGGCGAGCTGGCTGCATGCCCTTGCCGTGGCCGAACATCCCGCCGTCTCCGTCCTCCAGGCCAACGCGGCCGCCTCTTTTCCTCTTCTTGGCTGTCTCGCTGACGCCGCCGGTGCTACAGCAGCAATACGCAACCAGCAGCGACAGCAGCGCGAACAGGAAGAGGCCATTGCCGACGGCAATCCCAGCAATCGCGCCTGTGCTCAAGCCCCCCTTGCCAGAGGCTCCCTCTGGTGTGGCCAATGCCGGTGAGGACGAAGCaacggacgaggaggaggaggaggcggctgggttGGACGGCACCACGGACTGCGACGACGAGGCAGGGGCGGAAGGCGACGTCGGGGCGGGCTCGCGCGGCATGAAAGAACAGGACGGCAGCGGCGGCACCGTCCCGCAAAGACCGGCATTGCCGGCGAACGAGGCGAGACCGAACTTGGCGCGCACCGCGTCGGGCACCCTGCCGGAGAGCTGGTTGTTGGAGGCGTTGAAGTCCGCGAGGCGGGGCAGGGCGGTG
This Triticum urartu cultivar G1812 unplaced genomic scaffold, Tu2.1 TuUngrouped_contig_5558, whole genome shotgun sequence DNA region includes the following protein-coding sequences:
- the LOC125529373 gene encoding leucine-rich repeat receptor-like protein kinase PXC1 (The sequence of the model RefSeq protein was modified relative to this genomic sequence to represent the inferred CDS: added 302 bases not found in genome assembly) codes for the protein MALRFLAVLGFLSAAAAAAVPRPEPEVKPSDTDALGMFRHAADAHGILAGNWSTPDACAGRWTGVGCSSDGRRVTSLSLGSLDLRGSLDPLSHLTELRVLDLRGTRLNGTLDGLLLGVPNLKLLYLSRNDISGAVPDALARLPRLVRLDLADNSLRGPIPAAALANLTDLLTLRLQDNLLTGLLPDLATALPRLADFNASNNQLSGRVPDAVRAKFGLASFAGNAGLCGTVPPLPSCSFMPREPAPTSPSAPASSSQSVVPSNPAASSSSSSVASSSPALATPEGASGKGGLSTGAIAGIAVGNGLFLFALLSLLVAYCCCSTGGVSETAKKRKRGGRVGLEDGDGGMFGHGKGMQPARPGSAGRCSDGGDSDGARSKLVFFGIDGEGGGNDEADDDGASDSSAGRRASGGWTAQQQGRRSKFELEELLRASAEMVGRGSLGTVYRAALGDGRMVAVKRLRDANPCARDEFHRYMDLIGRLRHPNLVPLRAFYYAKQEKLLIYDYLPNGNLHDRLHGHQMTGETPLDWTSRVTLLLGAARGLACIHREYRDSTIPHGNIKSTNVLLDKNGAACVTDFGLALLLSPAHAIARLGGYIAPEQSGDHKRLSQEADVYSFGVLVLEALTGKVPAQHLQPLPDAAGNSAQRKDKQAAVSLPEWVRSVVREEWTAEVFDAELLRYKNIEEEMVALLHIALACVAQLPGQRPSMADVVRMIESVPVDQSPLPEEDVSMSPSIGITTDDGLSY